The following proteins are encoded in a genomic region of Zea mays cultivar B73 chromosome 9, Zm-B73-REFERENCE-NAM-5.0, whole genome shotgun sequence:
- the LOC100274028 gene encoding uncharacterized protein LOC100274028 isoform 2 (isoform 2 is encoded by transcript variant 2), with protein sequence MRSCFASGDGSVISSADAPFFHVPEYTLHGGGGFGFGEPAADVAASSFLADGSVLLAGQLLRATALQSVSPEERHGAYYGVTGGSSSYGPSPWDVTVAHAPSRMTKQPVAGEPEGGWIHESSYYCPATWFSGDGFRDPFAGAAASELSLRLRAGSSPTAGAASVSLPDQSSEVSCSGLTHWSSGGGPGMFQLPCGGAGQVAVAARPGPMHFSQVLSRWSGYADVTQQVLDEFVIRLLQDVAGFAGGGEASCPLPSSSYCSKTTSSNPNPSVFVSSEEHHNELKNDFQKLLQIMDQRCKQCLDEIQNAASKYGSLVRPGGGGGALSTLFAQRAVSATHRRLRARITGEIAAATRGGNQPSSSSSLSLADRERSWESAFIQKHWALRQLRRGDQQSWRPQRGLPEKSVAVLKAWMFENFLRPYPRDKEKEMLAARSGLSRSQVSNWFINARVRLWKPMIEEMYEDLKKASAGIMEA encoded by the exons ATGCGCAGCTGCTTCGCCAGCGGCGACGGCAGTGTTATCAGCAGCGCCGACGCGCCCTTCTTCCACGTCCCGGAGTACacactgcacggcggcggcggctttgGGTTTGGCGAACCCGCAGCGGACGTCGCCGCCTCGAGCTTCTTGGCGGATGGTTCGGTGCTGCTCGCCGGCCAGCTGCTCCGTGCCACCGCACTGCAGAGCGTGTCGCCGGAGGAGAGGCACGGTGCCTACTACGGCGTCACGGGCGGGTCGTCGTCGTACGGCCCGTCGCCCTGGGATGTCACCGTTGCTCACGCGCCCAGCAGGATGACCAAGCAGCCTGTCGCTGGAGAGCCGGAAGGCGGCTGGATCCACGAGTCTTCGTACTACTGCCCGGCGACGTGGTTCTCTGGCGACGGCTTCCGGGACCCGTTCGCCGGGGCGGCGGCGAGCGAGTTGTCGCTCAGGCTGCGCGCTGGGTCCTCCCCGACGGCAGGTGCGGCGAGCGTGAGCCTGCCGGATCAGTCCTCGGAGGTGAGCTGCTCCGGCTTGACGCATTGGAGTAGCGGCGGCGGCCCCGGCATGTTCCAGCTTCCTTGCGGCGGCGCCGGACAGGTGGCGGTGGCGGCACGTCCGGGCCCCATGCACTTCTCGCAGGTCCTGTCGCGGTGGTCCGGGTACGCGGACGTCACGCAGCAGGTGTTGGACGAGTTCGTCATCCGCCTGCTGCAAGACGTGGCCGGGTTCGCCGGCGGCGGTGAGGCGAGCTGCCCGCTGCCATCGTCAAGTTATTGCTCCAAGACGACGTCATCCAACCCGAACCCGTCGGTGTTTGTTAGCTCGGAAGAGCACCACAATGAGCTCAAGAACGACTTCCAGAAACTGCTACAGATA ATGGACCAACGGTGCAAGCAATGCCTGGACGAGATCCAGAATGCGGCGTCGAAGTACGGCAGCCTTGTGcgcccgggcggcggcggcggcgccctctCGACGCTGTTTGCGCAGCGCGCGGTGTCAGCGACGCACCGGAGGCTCAGGGCGCGGATCACCGGCGAGATCGCGGCGGCCACGCGGGGAGGTAAtcagccgtcgtcgtcgtcgtcgctgtcgCTGGCCGACAGGGAGCGCAGCTGGGAGTCGGCCTTCATCCAGAAGCACTGGGCGCTGCGGCAGCTCAGGCGCGGCGACCAGCAATCGTGGCGCCCGCAGCGCGGCCTGCCGGAGAAGTCCGTGGCCGTGCTCAAAGCCTGGATGTTCGAGAACTTCCTCCGCCC GTACCCGagagacaaggagaaggagatgt
- the LOC100274028 gene encoding uncharacterized protein isoform X1, which translates to MTGNASYQHLGLGVDATMRSCFASGDGSVISSADAPFFHVPEYTLHGGGGFGFGEPAADVAASSFLADGSVLLAGQLLRATALQSVSPEERHGAYYGVTGGSSSYGPSPWDVTVAHAPSRMTKQPVAGEPEGGWIHESSYYCPATWFSGDGFRDPFAGAAASELSLRLRAGSSPTAGAASVSLPDQSSEVSCSGLTHWSSGGGPGMFQLPCGGAGQVAVAARPGPMHFSQVLSRWSGYADVTQQVLDEFVIRLLQDVAGFAGGGEASCPLPSSSYCSKTTSSNPNPSVFVSSEEHHNELKNDFQKLLQIMDQRCKQCLDEIQNAASKYGSLVRPGGGGGALSTLFAQRAVSATHRRLRARITGEIAAATRGGNQPSSSSSLSLADRERSWESAFIQKHWALRQLRRGDQQSWRPQRGLPEKSVAVLKAWMFENFLRPYPRDKEKEMLAARSGLSRSQVSNWFINARVRLWKPMIEEMYEDLKKASAGIMEA; encoded by the exons ATGACCGGCAACGCGTCTTATCAGCATCTGGGACTGGGAGTCGACGCCACGATGCGCAGCTGCTTCGCCAGCGGCGACGGCAGTGTTATCAGCAGCGCCGACGCGCCCTTCTTCCACGTCCCGGAGTACacactgcacggcggcggcggctttgGGTTTGGCGAACCCGCAGCGGACGTCGCCGCCTCGAGCTTCTTGGCGGATGGTTCGGTGCTGCTCGCCGGCCAGCTGCTCCGTGCCACCGCACTGCAGAGCGTGTCGCCGGAGGAGAGGCACGGTGCCTACTACGGCGTCACGGGCGGGTCGTCGTCGTACGGCCCGTCGCCCTGGGATGTCACCGTTGCTCACGCGCCCAGCAGGATGACCAAGCAGCCTGTCGCTGGAGAGCCGGAAGGCGGCTGGATCCACGAGTCTTCGTACTACTGCCCGGCGACGTGGTTCTCTGGCGACGGCTTCCGGGACCCGTTCGCCGGGGCGGCGGCGAGCGAGTTGTCGCTCAGGCTGCGCGCTGGGTCCTCCCCGACGGCAGGTGCGGCGAGCGTGAGCCTGCCGGATCAGTCCTCGGAGGTGAGCTGCTCCGGCTTGACGCATTGGAGTAGCGGCGGCGGCCCCGGCATGTTCCAGCTTCCTTGCGGCGGCGCCGGACAGGTGGCGGTGGCGGCACGTCCGGGCCCCATGCACTTCTCGCAGGTCCTGTCGCGGTGGTCCGGGTACGCGGACGTCACGCAGCAGGTGTTGGACGAGTTCGTCATCCGCCTGCTGCAAGACGTGGCCGGGTTCGCCGGCGGCGGTGAGGCGAGCTGCCCGCTGCCATCGTCAAGTTATTGCTCCAAGACGACGTCATCCAACCCGAACCCGTCGGTGTTTGTTAGCTCGGAAGAGCACCACAATGAGCTCAAGAACGACTTCCAGAAACTGCTACAGATA ATGGACCAACGGTGCAAGCAATGCCTGGACGAGATCCAGAATGCGGCGTCGAAGTACGGCAGCCTTGTGcgcccgggcggcggcggcggcgccctctCGACGCTGTTTGCGCAGCGCGCGGTGTCAGCGACGCACCGGAGGCTCAGGGCGCGGATCACCGGCGAGATCGCGGCGGCCACGCGGGGAGGTAAtcagccgtcgtcgtcgtcgtcgctgtcgCTGGCCGACAGGGAGCGCAGCTGGGAGTCGGCCTTCATCCAGAAGCACTGGGCGCTGCGGCAGCTCAGGCGCGGCGACCAGCAATCGTGGCGCCCGCAGCGCGGCCTGCCGGAGAAGTCCGTGGCCGTGCTCAAAGCCTGGATGTTCGAGAACTTCCTCCGCCC GTACCCGagagacaaggagaaggagatgt